The proteins below come from a single Parazoarcus communis genomic window:
- a CDS encoding ABC transporter ATP-binding protein, producing MSHTILQVQELVKRFGGLVATDHCNLEIRAGEIHALIGPNGAGKTTLLAQLCGELAPDSGRILFEGRDITRLPIHKRVSAGIVRSFQITTLLPRLTVRENLALAVQARTGHSFDFLGTVADESDLDEGAEDAARRVGLIDVMEQIVGTLSHGKQRALELGMALACKPRLLLLDEPMAGTDPEESKRMGELIHSLREDHTLILVEHDMDAVFRLADRVSVLVSGAVIASGTPEQIRNDPQVISAYLGDDESAATEAVQ from the coding sequence ATGAGCCACACGATTCTGCAAGTCCAGGAACTCGTCAAACGCTTCGGTGGCCTGGTGGCAACCGATCATTGCAATCTCGAGATCCGCGCCGGCGAGATTCATGCGCTGATCGGGCCGAACGGCGCGGGCAAGACGACCCTGCTGGCACAGCTCTGCGGCGAACTCGCACCCGACAGTGGCCGCATCCTGTTTGAAGGGCGCGACATCACCCGGCTGCCGATCCACAAGCGCGTGAGCGCCGGCATCGTGCGCTCGTTCCAGATCACCACCTTGTTGCCCAGGCTCACGGTGCGCGAAAACCTGGCGCTCGCCGTGCAGGCGCGCACAGGCCACTCATTCGACTTTCTTGGCACGGTGGCGGACGAGTCCGACCTTGACGAAGGCGCTGAGGACGCCGCACGTCGCGTCGGACTGATCGACGTCATGGAGCAGATCGTCGGCACCCTGTCGCACGGCAAACAGCGCGCGCTCGAACTCGGCATGGCACTGGCCTGCAAACCGCGTCTGCTGTTGCTTGACGAACCGATGGCCGGCACCGACCCGGAAGAGTCGAAACGCATGGGCGAACTGATCCACAGCCTGCGCGAGGACCATACCCTGATCCTCGTCGAGCACGACATGGATGCCGTCTTCCGCCTCGCCGACCGCGTGTCGGTACTGGTCTCGGGCGCGGTCATCGCCAGCGGCACGCCCGAGCAGATCCGCAACGATCCCCAGGTCATTTCCGCCTACCTGGGCGACGATGAATCAGCCGCAACGGAGGCCGTGCAATGA
- a CDS encoding NnrS family protein translates to MALIPLEEPTTRRIPADTFSLFALAFRPFYLLAATLAVVAIPLWVLVFLGVLSTPIPGIWWHAHEMIFGFAAAVIVGFLFTAGRNWTGIDTPAGGQLAGLAALWLAGRLAMAFGSGWWVAAVDVAFLPVAAALLLRVLIKARSWRNYFPGVLPLLLGAANLLFHLAVNSAVNVEPLMGIHIALGLVVVLEIVIGGRVIPMFTFNSMRGIRQWRNARFDLVAALVSGFALMLWATGATGWAGGISLIAALLQVVRWGGWNPWATRNTPLLWILHASYLWIPLGLALLAASQWGLVARSAGVHALAIGATGGLIIGMMTRTALGHTGRMLVAGRLEAFAYGLVQVAAVARVLTVAFIPAAAIGGIHLAATTWALAFALYLWRYTPFLLYARVDGRAG, encoded by the coding sequence ATGGCCCTGATTCCCCTCGAAGAGCCGACCACCCGGCGCATACCCGCCGACACCTTCTCGCTTTTCGCCCTCGCTTTTCGCCCCTTCTACCTGCTGGCGGCAACGCTGGCCGTGGTTGCGATTCCGCTGTGGGTGCTGGTTTTCCTGGGTGTGCTCTCGACGCCGATCCCCGGTATCTGGTGGCATGCACACGAGATGATCTTCGGGTTCGCTGCTGCGGTGATCGTCGGCTTTCTATTTACCGCAGGTCGCAACTGGACCGGCATCGACACCCCGGCAGGCGGTCAGCTCGCGGGCCTTGCCGCGCTGTGGCTTGCCGGTCGGCTAGCGATGGCCTTCGGCAGCGGCTGGTGGGTGGCTGCCGTGGATGTGGCTTTCCTGCCGGTCGCGGCGGCGCTGCTGCTGCGTGTCCTGATCAAGGCCAGAAGCTGGCGCAATTATTTCCCCGGTGTTCTGCCCCTGCTGCTCGGTGCGGCCAATCTGCTGTTTCACCTCGCCGTGAATAGCGCGGTGAACGTCGAACCGCTCATGGGTATTCACATCGCGCTTGGTCTGGTGGTGGTGCTCGAGATCGTCATCGGCGGACGTGTGATACCGATGTTCACCTTCAATTCGATGCGTGGCATCCGTCAGTGGCGCAATGCGCGCTTTGACCTGGTTGCAGCGCTGGTGTCAGGTTTCGCCCTGATGTTGTGGGCGACGGGGGCGACCGGCTGGGCGGGCGGCATCTCCCTGATCGCTGCGCTATTACAAGTGGTGCGCTGGGGCGGGTGGAATCCCTGGGCGACGCGCAATACGCCCTTGCTGTGGATCCTGCACGCCTCCTATCTGTGGATTCCGCTTGGTCTGGCGCTGCTTGCCGCTTCGCAGTGGGGGCTGGTGGCACGGTCAGCCGGGGTTCATGCACTGGCGATCGGTGCCACAGGCGGCCTGATCATCGGCATGATGACTCGCACGGCGCTTGGGCACACCGGACGCATGCTGGTCGCCGGACGGCTGGAGGCGTTTGCCTATGGCCTGGTACAAGTGGCCGCTGTCGCGCGGGTGCTGACGGTGGCCTTCATTCCGGCGGCCGCGATCGGTGGCATCCACCTCGCTGCCACGACCTGGGCGCTGGCGTTTGCACTCTACCTGTGGCGCTACACGCCGTTTCTGCTCTACGCGCGGGTGGACGGTCGGGCCGGGTGA
- a CDS encoding ABC transporter ATP-binding protein, protein MSSLLSIENLETGYGASQVLFGMNLEVQPGEAATLLGRNGMGKTTTLRAVFGQLPAWSGEIRFLGERIDGQPTERIAQMGLALVPEGRQIFPNLTVKENLLAFAANRSGRADPWTLESIHALFPRLAERAQNMGNQLSGGEQQMLAIGRALMTNPHLLILDEATEGISPLIRREIWQVLGCLKRSGQAILVIDKYLNELMRVADHHAFIEKGRSPWSGDNDALAAEPELWERYLGV, encoded by the coding sequence ATGAGCAGCCTGCTATCGATCGAGAACCTCGAAACCGGCTACGGCGCCAGCCAGGTGCTGTTCGGCATGAACCTCGAAGTACAGCCGGGCGAAGCGGCCACGCTGCTCGGGCGCAACGGCATGGGCAAGACCACGACCTTGCGCGCGGTGTTCGGCCAGTTGCCGGCGTGGTCGGGCGAGATCCGTTTCCTTGGCGAGCGCATCGACGGCCAGCCCACCGAGCGCATCGCGCAGATGGGGCTGGCACTGGTACCCGAAGGGCGGCAGATCTTTCCGAACCTCACGGTCAAGGAAAACCTGCTGGCCTTCGCCGCCAACCGCAGCGGCCGCGCCGATCCATGGACGCTGGAGAGTATCCACGCCCTCTTCCCCCGGCTCGCCGAGCGGGCTCAGAACATGGGCAACCAGCTCTCCGGTGGCGAGCAGCAGATGCTCGCAATCGGCCGTGCGCTGATGACGAATCCGCACCTGCTCATCCTCGACGAAGCCACCGAGGGGATTTCACCGTTGATCCGACGTGAGATCTGGCAAGTGCTGGGGTGCCTGAAGCGCAGCGGGCAGGCGATTCTGGTGATCGACAAATACCTCAACGAACTGATGCGGGTTGCCGATCACCATGCCTTCATCGAAAAGGGCCGCAGCCCCTGGAGCGGCGACAATGACGCACTCGCGGCCGAACCTGAACTCTGGGAGCGTTACCTTGGCGTCTGA
- a CDS encoding branched-chain amino acid ABC transporter permease — MNPTSAHLRTPETPLLAGLPGPWTAIAVVLALAIYPLIMSSLGEPFYISIGSRVLILALAASALNLALGYGGMISLGHAAFLGAGGYGVAILAKYGVVAAWVAIPAAVGLAAFAALVIGVISLRTRGVYFIMITLAFAQLFYYLAVSLPEFGGDDGLPLSARSEIPGLSLESDLAFYYFVLFTAGLAFVLLYRLVASRFGRALVAIRENERRMAAIGYPVFRLKLMAFVLSGGLAGLAGALLANLSMGVTPHTLTWHQSGLLMVMVIIGGSGYFWGGITGAAIFLLLEETISTHTEHWNLILGALLLFIVLVAPNGVMSLRERILAARRAPAAVPGKSAGEENAR; from the coding sequence ATGAACCCGACATCCGCACACCTCCGCACGCCCGAAACGCCGCTGCTGGCCGGCCTGCCCGGCCCGTGGACGGCCATCGCCGTCGTCCTCGCCCTTGCCATCTACCCGCTGATCATGAGTTCGCTGGGCGAGCCCTTCTACATCAGTATCGGCAGCCGTGTGCTCATCCTGGCGCTGGCCGCCAGTGCGCTCAATCTCGCCCTCGGCTACGGCGGCATGATCAGCCTCGGTCACGCTGCCTTTCTGGGCGCAGGGGGCTACGGGGTGGCCATTCTCGCCAAGTACGGAGTGGTCGCCGCCTGGGTCGCGATTCCGGCTGCAGTCGGGCTGGCAGCCTTCGCCGCGCTGGTGATCGGCGTCATCAGCCTGCGTACCCGCGGCGTGTATTTCATCATGATCACGCTGGCATTCGCCCAGCTCTTCTATTACCTAGCCGTGTCACTGCCTGAATTCGGCGGAGACGACGGACTGCCGCTAAGTGCACGCTCGGAGATTCCCGGCCTGTCGCTGGAGAGCGATCTCGCCTTCTACTACTTCGTACTGTTTACCGCGGGTCTCGCCTTCGTTCTCCTCTACCGTCTCGTGGCCTCGCGTTTTGGCCGCGCCCTGGTGGCGATCCGCGAGAACGAGCGCCGCATGGCCGCCATCGGCTACCCGGTCTTCCGCCTCAAGCTGATGGCCTTCGTGCTGTCGGGCGGTCTGGCCGGCCTGGCCGGAGCACTGCTGGCGAACCTCAGCATGGGGGTGACGCCGCACACCCTGACCTGGCATCAGTCAGGCCTGTTGATGGTGATGGTGATCATTGGCGGATCGGGCTATTTCTGGGGCGGGATCACCGGTGCGGCCATCTTCCTGCTGCTGGAAGAAACAATCTCGACCCACACCGAGCACTGGAACCTGATCCTGGGTGCCCTGCTGCTGTTCATCGTGCTGGTTGCGCCGAACGGGGTCATGAGCCTGCGCGAACGCATTCTTGCCGCGCGACGAGCACCCGCTGCCGTGCCCGGGAAATCCGCGGGCGAGGAGAATGCGCGATGA
- a CDS encoding alpha/beta hydrolase: protein MASDPTSLPDQLQPPPGTDFAREYDVSIRVPDFAGSLAAWGARGKQVRAAHPAELDLRYGPAAAETLDLFLPAQGKGPHPLLVFIHGGFWKRLHKDDFSWIAPAFLKHGIAVAVVNYGLAPATTLEEITAQTRRSIAWLYRKAEGYGIDNKRIVVSGHSAGGHLTCMAMATDWPALAPDLPRRLVAAGIALSPVVDLAPLASVPALDADLDFNPERVATLSPILLKPATDAPLLGAVGGKESAEFQRQLALLAHGWASVWKGAVAMPEDDHLTLCDAFARPDSALFSATVEFFDGLSN from the coding sequence TTGGCGTCTGACCCCACTTCGCTGCCCGATCAGCTGCAGCCCCCACCCGGCACCGATTTCGCACGTGAATACGACGTCAGTATCCGGGTGCCTGATTTCGCCGGCAGCCTCGCTGCCTGGGGTGCGCGCGGCAAGCAAGTCCGTGCAGCCCATCCCGCCGAGCTCGACCTGCGCTACGGTCCGGCCGCAGCCGAAACCCTCGATCTCTTCCTGCCCGCACAGGGCAAGGGCCCGCACCCCTTGCTGGTGTTCATTCACGGAGGATTCTGGAAGCGTCTGCACAAGGACGATTTCTCGTGGATCGCGCCGGCCTTCCTCAAGCACGGTATCGCCGTCGCGGTGGTGAACTACGGACTCGCACCGGCCACCACGCTGGAAGAGATCACCGCGCAAACCCGACGCAGCATCGCCTGGCTGTATCGCAAGGCGGAAGGCTACGGCATCGACAACAAGCGCATCGTCGTATCGGGCCACTCTGCTGGCGGACATCTCACCTGCATGGCGATGGCCACCGATTGGCCCGCGCTTGCCCCCGACCTTCCCCGGCGCCTCGTCGCCGCTGGCATTGCGCTCAGCCCGGTCGTCGATCTCGCGCCGCTGGCGTCGGTGCCGGCGCTCGACGCCGACCTCGACTTCAACCCCGAACGTGTCGCCACGCTGAGCCCCATCCTGCTGAAACCTGCGACAGATGCGCCCCTGCTCGGTGCGGTGGGCGGCAAGGAGAGCGCCGAATTCCAGCGCCAGCTCGCCCTGCTTGCCCATGGCTGGGCATCCGTGTGGAAAGGCGCGGTCGCGATGCCCGAAGACGATCACCTCACCCTGTGCGACGCCTTCGCACGCCCCGATTCGGCGCTCTTTAGCGCGACGGTCGAGTTTTTCGATGGGCTGTCGAACTGA
- a CDS encoding MarR family winged helix-turn-helix transcriptional regulator: MTLAQHDSSADQDPETIDHETRATNDDHEALRVWLRLLTCTNIVESRLRNQLRTGFESTLPRFDLMAQLDRNPDGLKMRELSRRLMVTGGNVTGLTDKLVEEGLVERRDDPRDRRAYSVHLTPAGKKAFRQMAKSHEGWVIELFSGLDHAEKTQLLELLNRLKRHLTSLDSGTP; this comes from the coding sequence ATGACGCTAGCCCAACACGACTCTTCCGCCGACCAGGACCCGGAAACCATCGATCATGAGACGCGTGCGACCAACGATGATCATGAGGCCTTGCGGGTGTGGTTGCGCCTGCTGACCTGCACCAACATCGTAGAGTCCCGTCTGCGCAATCAATTGCGCACGGGCTTCGAGTCGACACTCCCACGCTTCGACCTGATGGCTCAGCTGGACCGTAACCCCGACGGTCTGAAGATGCGCGAACTGTCGCGCCGCCTGATGGTGACCGGTGGCAACGTTACCGGCCTGACCGACAAACTGGTGGAAGAAGGCCTGGTCGAGCGCCGCGACGACCCGCGCGATCGCCGTGCCTACTCGGTCCATCTGACCCCGGCTGGCAAGAAGGCTTTCCGCCAGATGGCAAAGTCACACGAGGGCTGGGTGATCGAGTTGTTCAGCGGACTCGACCATGCAGAAAAGACGCAACTTCTCGAACTGCTGAACCGCCTGAAGCGCCACCTCACATCGCTGGACAGCGGCACGCCCTGA